CGACGACTTTGACCCACTTACCGTCTTAGAAGCTTACGAATATCTGATAAACAGCTATTACCCCAAAAATAGAGTCTTGCTTTCTGGACTTGCCACCGCCATGAGGTACGCAGGACCAAGGGAAGCTGTGTTTCACGCCATAGTTAGAAAGAACTTTGGATGCACACACTTCATAGTGGGCAGGGACCACGCAGGAGTGGGAGACTTTTACGACCCCTACGAAGCCCACAGAATATTTGACAGACTGCCTGAAGACATAGGTATAGAGATCATAAAGGTTTCCGCAGTCTTTTACTGCAGGTCCTGTGATTGTATTGCCTCGGAAAAAAGCTGTGGACACGAGGAAAATCAAAGGGTTTATGTTAGCATGACAAAAATAAGAAACATGCTCAGAGAAGGTAAGTTCCCGCCTGAGGAGATGATAAGGAGAGATGTGGCTGAGCTTCTAATAAAAAGGAGAACAAAAAGCTTGACGAATGTTCATTCATAATTTAGAATTATCATATGGAACACTTTGATGTAGTTATCGTAGGTAGCGGTCCGGGAGGTTATATGAGCGCCAAACTCCTCCTTGAAAGGGGAAAAAGTGTGGCTCTCGTGGAAAAGTCAGTCTTTGGTGGAGTTTGTCTGAACGCAGGCTGTATTCCCAAGGAGGGACTCTACAAGTTAGCTCTTGAAAAAAGTAAACCCAGATGGAAGGTAGCAGTTCAAATGGTGCAAGGAAAGGTGATTGAGATAAGAGATACCTCATTGAAGGCTCTGCTCTCAAAGGGACTGACTTATGTGGAGGGTGATGGAGAGCTCATAGACGAAAGGGTTATAAAGGTAGGGAACAGGAGGCTTACCGCTTCGCACATAATCCTTGCCTGCGGTTCTAAGCAGAGGGAGCCGGGTATATCTCCTGAGGATGTTTTGAGAGGATGGGCTATTCCCAAGAACAATGTGTGCATAGTGGGTGGTGGAGCCGCAGGTTGTGAGCTTGCCTTCATACTTAGTTCCTTTGGTTTTAAGGTATACCTTGTGAGAGAGGATACGGTTCTGAAAGGCTACAGAAACATACCGGAAGAGTTTGCTCTCAAGCTGGAAGATGCATTAGAGAGGTGTGGTGTCAAGCTGGTAGAAAATACAAAAAATGTGGATGCGGACCTTGTAATAAGAGCTACAGGTAGAATACCTAACTTCTGCCAGGAGAGGTTTCCTTTCGTGGCTGTAGATGAAAGGGGTTTTGTAAGGACAGACAGTTTTCTGGAGACGGACACAAAAGGAATATTTGCGGTAGGTGATATAGTACCACCAATGGGTGCTGGCTACGCCTTTGAGAAGGCAAGGGTGGCAGTACGCAGCATACTTTACGATAAAGAAAGGGTTTTTGACCCAAGGAAAGTACCTGTGATCATCTCCTCCGCCTATCAGATAGGTTTTGTGGGTGATGTCAAGGATGCCAAAATCTTCGTTACTAAACCATTGGGCACAAATCCCAAAGCTTATGTTACCGAAAACGATGGCATTATCAGTGTAGGTTTTGATGATTCGGGTAGGCTCGTTTACTGCTGTTTGATAGGCAGGGAGGTAGGCGAAATACTTAACCTGTGTGCCACCCTTTTGGGGAAAAACTTGGAGGAACATTTAAGCTTTGCTCATCCATCCTATGGTGAGATAATAAATGAGATACTATCTATAAAGCAGGAGGTGTGCAGATGAAGGACCAGGAAGTGCTCTCCAGAGTGCGCATATTTCTAAGGGAAGAAGGTGTTATAGTCCCAAAGGGACCAATAAAGGAGTTTTACTCCCAGCTTATGAAGCTCTCTGGTTTTGGTATAGGCGGACTGCTCGTTTTCTCAGGAAAAAAGGCAGGTAAGATGGCTGGCACATACATAAAGAGCATAGTTGGTGATGAGAACCCATCAGTGGAAAAAGTTGCGGATTATGTGAGTGCCTTTCTTGAGGAGACGGGCATATGTAAGGTTGAGAACTACGAACTGTCCGATTCACAGATAATCTTTAAGGTTAAAGATTCCATATTTGCACAGGATGTGGATAACAAAAAACCCGTATGCATGCCACTCAGCGGTGCTTTAGCTGGTGTTTTTGAAGAAGTTACAAAGAAAGAGTGGGATTGTAGAGAAATTGAGTGCCAGGCTCAGGGAAAGGAGAGGTGTATCTTTGAGATAAAACTCAAACACTGAATCTGTAGATAATTACCCTGTTGTTTCCTGTATCCGCAACGAGAAGGATATTTTCCGTAGAAAAAACCGCATAGGGCCAGCACAGGGATTGCTCATCAACCTTTTCCCATCTGTTTTCTCCACATTCAAAAAAATTTCTCTGTCCTACAACCGCCACAGGCTTTACAGAATCTCCCCTAAAGACCAACACCCTGTTGTTGGAGGTGTCTCCAATAAAAAGAAAATCACCGTTTGCACTCACACCGTAAGGTAAGTTCAGGCTCATCTCGTCGCATCCTTCCCGCTGT
The DNA window shown above is from Hydrogenobacter thermophilus TK-6 and carries:
- a CDS encoding FAD-dependent oxidoreductase, whose translation is MEHFDVVIVGSGPGGYMSAKLLLERGKSVALVEKSVFGGVCLNAGCIPKEGLYKLALEKSKPRWKVAVQMVQGKVIEIRDTSLKALLSKGLTYVEGDGELIDERVIKVGNRRLTASHIILACGSKQREPGISPEDVLRGWAIPKNNVCIVGGGAAGCELAFILSSFGFKVYLVREDTVLKGYRNIPEEFALKLEDALERCGVKLVENTKNVDADLVIRATGRIPNFCQERFPFVAVDERGFVRTDSFLETDTKGIFAVGDIVPPMGAGYAFEKARVAVRSILYDKERVFDPRKVPVIISSAYQIGFVGDVKDAKIFVTKPLGTNPKAYVTENDGIISVGFDDSGRLVYCCLIGREVGEILNLCATLLGKNLEEHLSFAHPSYGEIINEILSIKQEVCR
- a CDS encoding V4R domain-containing protein, producing MKDQEVLSRVRIFLREEGVIVPKGPIKEFYSQLMKLSGFGIGGLLVFSGKKAGKMAGTYIKSIVGDENPSVEKVADYVSAFLEETGICKVENYELSDSQIIFKVKDSIFAQDVDNKKPVCMPLSGALAGVFEEVTKKEWDCREIECQAQGKERCIFEIKLKH